The following are encoded in a window of Puniceicoccales bacterium genomic DNA:
- a CDS encoding phospho-sugar mutase — translation MGIISFLRSLLSSSVAATNLLTKIPKSALLESSIENIKEWYECGNSQAIVHEAIGELVEAGEFNELNDRFFKTLTFGTGGIRGRTISGYITKAEIGNGSKILPEFPAIGSACLNHFNVIRATIALHEYCKKVAVSQGREMLLVVAYDVRFFSKLFAEITAKTWEYLGGKAMIFDGPRSTPQLSFSVRYFRAMAGVVITASHNPYYDNGYKAYFADGAQVIDPQAAAIIENFSKLKLADSMAIFKAIEAKEFTNTVSGKDEERYVQVVKDSVLDRASLKNCAKKVVFTPLHGTGGVVAVPALQSLGVEVICVEEQMKQDPGFSTVKSPNPENFDSLKLAIDRAKATGADLVIATDPDADRMAIAAKNNDGEFEKFSGNLTASLLLEYRIRKMKELGILPKDGSKNAVVLKTFVTTPLVEKIAISHGLKCVNTLTGFKWIGSKINNYALGLMEKVGNVHDGYDDIELDERRKLLLQHSQFCIFGCEESYGCLASDLVRDKDANAAAAMVCEMLAELDKKSITLMDFRMEIYSTYGYYDDTLLNIYYEGASGVARIKNILSSYRKNPPETVAGQKVLKIQDFLNDPILDADGCHVPREDFLFLELENGDTYAVRGSGTEPKIKFYIFCHGEGAGYGTEIDVVGKIKSRLDALKGFLEADAEVRSAG, via the coding sequence ATGGGTATCATAAGTTTTCTCAGATCATTATTATCAAGCAGTGTTGCTGCGACTAATCTCCTAACTAAAATTCCAAAAAGCGCGCTGCTGGAGAGCTCTATTGAAAATATTAAAGAATGGTATGAGTGTGGAAACTCCCAGGCAATTGTCCATGAAGCGATCGGCGAGCTTGTTGAAGCAGGTGAGTTCAATGAATTAAATGACAGGTTTTTTAAAACACTTACCTTTGGAACCGGAGGTATCCGCGGGAGGACCATATCTGGCTATATTACAAAGGCTGAAATTGGCAATGGATCGAAGATTTTACCAGAATTTCCTGCCATTGGCAGTGCCTGTCTGAATCACTTCAATGTCATTCGAGCTACCATTGCATTGCATGAATACTGCAAGAAAGTGGCGGTTTCCCAGGGCCGTGAAATGCTGTTGGTTGTGGCCTATGACGTGAGGTTTTTTTCAAAATTATTTGCAGAAATAACGGCAAAAACCTGGGAATACCTTGGCGGTAAAGCAATGATTTTCGATGGACCCAGGTCCACTCCTCAGCTTAGTTTTTCCGTTAGATATTTCAGGGCCATGGCTGGTGTTGTTATTACCGCTAGCCACAATCCCTATTACGATAACGGTTATAAGGCCTATTTTGCAGATGGAGCCCAGGTAATTGACCCTCAGGCTGCTGCCATAATAGAGAATTTTTCCAAGCTGAAGTTGGCGGATAGCATGGCCATATTTAAAGCCATCGAAGCCAAAGAGTTTACTAATACCGTATCCGGTAAAGACGAAGAGCGCTATGTCCAGGTGGTGAAGGATTCGGTTCTAGACAGAGCTTCATTGAAGAATTGTGCCAAAAAAGTTGTGTTTACTCCATTGCATGGAACCGGTGGTGTGGTAGCTGTGCCTGCATTGCAATCTCTTGGAGTCGAAGTAATCTGTGTGGAAGAACAAATGAAGCAGGATCCTGGGTTCAGCACAGTAAAGTCTCCGAATCCGGAAAATTTCGATTCTCTAAAGCTGGCGATAGATAGGGCTAAAGCCACTGGAGCTGACCTGGTAATTGCCACTGATCCGGATGCCGATCGCATGGCCATTGCTGCCAAAAACAATGACGGAGAGTTTGAAAAATTTTCCGGAAATCTGACCGCATCGCTTTTGCTCGAATATCGGATTAGAAAAATGAAAGAGCTTGGAATTTTACCGAAGGATGGCTCCAAAAACGCCGTGGTGCTGAAAACGTTTGTAACCACACCGCTGGTAGAAAAAATAGCCATTAGTCATGGATTGAAGTGTGTAAATACACTCACTGGGTTTAAATGGATTGGTAGTAAAATCAACAACTATGCGCTGGGTTTAATGGAAAAGGTTGGTAATGTCCACGATGGTTATGACGATATCGAACTGGATGAAAGAAGAAAGCTTCTGCTCCAGCATAGCCAATTTTGTATCTTTGGCTGCGAAGAGAGCTACGGTTGTCTAGCCAGCGATTTGGTCCGAGATAAGGATGCCAATGCCGCCGCAGCGATGGTCTGTGAAATGCTGGCCGAGCTGGACAAAAAGTCCATAACACTGATGGACTTTCGTATGGAAATTTATTCTACCTATGGCTACTATGACGACACATTGTTGAATATATATTATGAAGGCGCCAGCGGTGTAGCCAGGATTAAGAATATTTTGAGCTCCTATAGAAAAAATCCGCCGGAAACGGTGGCTGGCCAGAAGGTTTTAAAGATCCAGGATTTCCTGAATGATCCTATCCTAGATGCGGACGGTTGTCATGTACCCAGGGAGGATTTTCTATTTCTAGAGCTGGAAAATGGCGATACCTATGCGGTGCGCGGAAGCGGTACCGAGCCGAAAATAAAATTTTATATATTTTGCCATGGGGAAGGTGCAGGTTATGGAACCGAAATCGATGTCGTTGGCAAAATAAAATCTAGGCTCGATGCCCTGAAGGGTTTTTTAGAGGCCGATGCAGAAGTCCGTTCGGCTGGTTAA
- a CDS encoding ABC transporter substrate-binding protein — MRKYICGLIFALSVFCGGCGSENGSETIRFGTCADYPPFEYYKNGVLVGFEVDLVKIIAERLGKKAVFEDMAFSTLLTSLNNGFIDAVISGYGSSQEKREKYGITFVYYPEKLVFVYKEPNSITSKDQLARKKVAYQLGIPGMKKWLRENIPDAEPVLMDRMELAVESLKAGHVDCIIIDEFVANVFCEKNPGLKCFVPDCLKISDGLAIVTRKNASLKEEINKILKTLETTGELQKLKEKWGLKEKWKLLEK, encoded by the coding sequence GTGAGAAAATACATATGTGGTTTGATTTTTGCATTGTCCGTTTTTTGTGGTGGCTGCGGAAGTGAAAATGGCAGCGAAACCATAAGATTCGGAACCTGTGCGGATTACCCTCCATTCGAGTATTATAAAAATGGTGTTTTGGTTGGATTTGAAGTTGATCTTGTAAAGATTATTGCCGAGAGACTTGGGAAAAAAGCAGTCTTTGAAGACATGGCTTTTTCGACGCTTTTGACCTCATTGAACAATGGGTTTATCGATGCTGTTATTTCTGGCTATGGTTCTAGCCAGGAGAAAAGGGAAAAGTATGGCATCACGTTCGTATATTATCCAGAAAAATTGGTGTTTGTGTATAAAGAGCCGAATTCTATAACCAGCAAAGACCAGTTGGCTAGGAAAAAGGTCGCCTATCAACTCGGTATCCCGGGCATGAAGAAATGGCTAAGGGAAAACATCCCCGATGCTGAGCCGGTGCTTATGGATAGGATGGAGCTGGCTGTGGAATCATTGAAGGCTGGTCATGTGGATTGTATTATTATAGACGAGTTTGTGGCAAATGTATTCTGTGAAAAAAATCCTGGCCTTAAATGCTTTGTGCCAGATTGTTTAAAAATCAGCGATGGCCTAGCGATTGTGACCAGGAAAAACGCATCTTTGAAAGAAGAGATAAATAAAATTCTAAAAACCTTGGAAACGACTGGCGAACTGCAGAAATTAAAAGAAAAATGGGGCCTAAAGGAAAAATGGAAATTGCTGGAGAAATAG
- a CDS encoding ABC transporter substrate-binding protein yields MKKFVFIAMLAAFLSSCGNGNDGKILKFGTCADYPPFEYYKDGVLDGFEIDLVKIIARNMGKEVVFEDMAFSTLLASLDNDFINVVFAGYGSSAEKREKYDFSLPYYPERMVFVYKKSNPITDETQLAGKKIAYQLGSTAAKKWIEETIADVELVPLDKMDLAIESLKAGHVEYVVIDEFVANVYCEKNFDLGYFVPDSLKLSDGIAMAVKKGSPLTAQINKILKDLESSGELQKLREKWGLKQKWRLPDGSNL; encoded by the coding sequence ATGAAAAAATTTGTATTTATCGCAATGCTAGCTGCTTTTTTAAGTTCCTGTGGCAATGGAAATGATGGTAAAATCCTAAAATTCGGAACCTGTGCAGATTATCCCCCGTTTGAGTATTATAAGGATGGTGTTCTTGATGGATTTGAGATTGATCTCGTAAAAATTATCGCTAGAAATATGGGAAAGGAAGTGGTTTTTGAAGATATGGCTTTTTCTACACTTTTGGCTTCACTGGATAATGATTTCATCAATGTGGTTTTTGCCGGTTATGGTTCTTCGGCGGAAAAAAGAGAAAAATATGACTTTTCGCTTCCCTACTATCCCGAGAGGATGGTATTTGTATATAAAAAATCCAATCCCATAACCGATGAAACCCAGTTAGCTGGGAAAAAAATTGCCTATCAACTTGGTTCCACCGCAGCAAAAAAGTGGATTGAGGAAACCATTGCCGATGTGGAACTTGTTCCGCTGGATAAAATGGATTTGGCGATAGAATCTCTGAAAGCTGGGCATGTGGAATACGTTGTTATAGATGAGTTTGTGGCCAATGTTTACTGTGAGAAAAATTTTGACCTGGGATATTTTGTGCCGGATTCCTTGAAGCTTAGTGATGGCATAGCAATGGCTGTTAAGAAAGGATCACCACTTACAGCTCAGATAAATAAAATACTAAAAGATTTGGAATCCAGTGGCGAACTACAGAAATTAAGAGAAAAATGGGGATTAAAACAGAAATGGAGATTGCCAGATGGGAGCAATTTGTGA
- a CDS encoding amino acid ABC transporter permease yields the protein MGAICDLDPGLGFDKIAQNFLFIGHGIEISLKLLFGGIFIGILFGGILSILRYSGMCRPVINGFISIIRGTPVMLQLSFVYFITPGIIGVKLGIISAGIIAFGINSSAYIAEILRSGIESLPKGQFEAAQTLEIPGFYIWRDIILPQVIANILPAMVNEVISLLKETALIATIGGMDIMRRSQAIAAEQYEYFMPLCIAALYYYSLVLIIEFVGRKIERRRALW from the coding sequence ATGGGAGCAATTTGTGATCTCGATCCAGGCTTAGGGTTTGATAAAATTGCTCAAAATTTCCTGTTCATTGGCCATGGCATTGAAATTTCGCTAAAATTATTATTTGGCGGAATTTTTATTGGAATTTTATTTGGCGGAATATTGTCTATACTCAGGTACAGTGGAATGTGTAGACCAGTGATAAATGGGTTCATATCCATCATAAGAGGTACACCGGTCATGCTGCAATTGAGTTTCGTGTACTTCATAACCCCAGGTATCATCGGTGTCAAACTTGGTATAATATCTGCAGGTATCATTGCCTTTGGCATAAATAGCTCCGCCTATATCGCCGAAATACTAAGGTCCGGCATAGAGAGTTTGCCAAAAGGACAGTTCGAAGCTGCACAAACATTGGAAATCCCAGGTTTTTATATTTGGAGAGATATCATATTACCCCAGGTCATTGCAAATATTTTGCCAGCCATGGTAAACGAAGTTATTTCTTTGCTGAAAGAAACTGCACTGATTGCAACCATAGGTGGTATGGATATTATGAGAAGATCCCAGGCGATTGCCGCAGAACAATATGAGTATTTCATGCCATTGTGTATTGCTGCGCTTTATTATTACAGCCTTGTCTTGATTATTGAATTTGTCGGTAGAAAAATCGAACGCAGGAGAGCTCTATGGTAA
- a CDS encoding ATP-binding cassette domain-containing protein, translating into MVKICNVCKIFNDVKVLDNISLNVDKSSVFGLAGPSGSGKSTLLRCIQKLEIIDSGSIECNGQVCFMFQDFQLFPHMTVLQNLTYAPTLNHKDKKESYEARANNILNSLGIGSKAHKYPRTLSGGQRQRVALARSLMINPDILLCDEPTSGLDVSTTMDVVSLLKSVNELGVTMIIASHDLDFLTKISDRIVLLKNGIIAVDINPRQYDDPVNYLKKYY; encoded by the coding sequence ATGGTAAAAATCTGCAACGTTTGTAAGATTTTTAATGACGTAAAAGTGCTTGATAACATTAGCCTCAATGTTGATAAATCCAGTGTGTTTGGGTTGGCAGGCCCATCCGGAAGTGGTAAATCTACATTGCTTCGCTGCATCCAGAAACTAGAAATCATAGACAGTGGATCCATAGAATGTAACGGCCAGGTCTGTTTTATGTTCCAGGACTTTCAACTTTTCCCTCACATGACTGTGTTGCAAAACCTTACCTATGCACCGACGTTAAACCACAAAGATAAAAAAGAAAGCTATGAGGCCCGGGCGAATAATATTTTGAATAGTCTCGGCATTGGATCTAAGGCACATAAATACCCACGAACTTTATCCGGAGGCCAGAGACAGCGGGTGGCATTGGCTAGGAGTTTGATGATAAATCCAGACATTTTGCTATGTGATGAACCAACTTCCGGGCTAGATGTATCTACAACCATGGATGTGGTTTCTCTGCTGAAATCTGTCAATGAGCTCGGTGTCACTATGATAATTGCCTCCCATGATTTGGATTTTTTGACAAAGATATCTGATCGTATCGTTTTGTTGAAGAACGGCATAATTGCCGTGGACATTAATCCTAGGCAGTATGATGATCCGGTGAATTATTTAAAAAAATACTATTAG
- a CDS encoding UDP-N-acetylglucosamine--N-acetylmuramyl-(pentapeptide) pyrophosphoryl-undecaprenol N-acetylglucosamine transferase, translating to MNNILIVCGGSGGHMAPGIAVAEELQARGHSCFICTSRKKIDSRFIEKYSQFHFITTGSLPFSKSPLKFIKFAFSQGIEIFNALRTLEEKKINCTVCFGGFTSVGFAVASKVKNIPLILHESNTIAGKSTRALCRLADLIILPSGGIKTKLHVKSTKLINLGTPTRKELCDMDKALAKKMLGIDNREKLLLVLGGSQGAKALSQWVQENVNNLAQHHINCYCLGGLDTKSQKITQGGCSITFEPFSDDMNTLLHAADIAVARAGASTIAECITCHTPMILVPYPLAAENHQEENANTAEQNGCAVKVTQNNLNMLFDVLISILTNREKLSGMITACIDASTADVTGKVADKIEEFL from the coding sequence ATGAATAACATACTGATAGTCTGTGGTGGCTCCGGAGGCCATATGGCTCCAGGCATAGCCGTGGCCGAGGAACTTCAGGCCAGGGGTCACAGCTGTTTTATCTGCACCAGCAGGAAGAAAATCGATAGCAGATTTATCGAAAAATATTCCCAGTTTCATTTCATCACCACCGGATCACTGCCATTTTCAAAATCACCGCTGAAATTTATAAAATTTGCGTTCTCCCAGGGCATTGAAATCTTCAACGCACTCAGGACCTTAGAAGAAAAGAAGATAAACTGCACAGTATGCTTCGGTGGTTTTACATCCGTTGGATTTGCGGTGGCATCGAAAGTAAAAAATATACCACTTATACTCCACGAATCAAACACCATCGCTGGCAAATCCACAAGAGCTCTTTGTAGACTAGCCGACCTAATAATTCTTCCATCCGGTGGCATAAAGACCAAATTACATGTCAAAAGCACAAAGCTTATAAACCTAGGCACGCCCACCAGGAAAGAACTATGTGATATGGATAAGGCGTTAGCTAAGAAAATGTTAGGCATTGACAACCGGGAGAAATTGCTGCTGGTTTTAGGTGGTAGCCAGGGAGCCAAAGCTCTTAGCCAGTGGGTACAGGAAAATGTAAATAATTTAGCACAGCACCACATAAATTGTTACTGCCTAGGTGGTCTGGACACAAAAAGCCAAAAGATAACCCAGGGAGGGTGCAGCATAACTTTTGAGCCATTTAGCGACGATATGAATACACTACTCCATGCCGCCGACATCGCGGTAGCAAGAGCTGGAGCAAGCACCATCGCCGAATGCATTACCTGCCATACGCCTATGATTTTAGTCCCCTATCCTCTTGCAGCAGAAAATCATCAGGAAGAAAACGCAAATACTGCCGAACAAAATGGCTGTGCAGTGAAGGTAACCCAAAACAACCTCAATATGTTATTTGATGTACTTATCTCGATTCTCACCAACAGGGAAAAACTGTCAGGCATGATAACCGCATGCATTGACGCATCAACCGCAGACGTTACCGGTAAAGTGGCGGATAAAATAGAAGAATTTTTGTAA
- a CDS encoding DUF4340 domain-containing protein: protein MFASCGVDKMKRLINTVVLSISFVLTVALLYFIVARNEDIPQNIFLNYNDLATANRIEYTDSIRGTHIVMVRDKNNWMVSQPFTWEANRFSIEGLFDCLGQLRMKKINLKQHPTRKLLIKTKRRDYVIALANNTLAFLDEVYTSDDIDKINKILNRPASYWCQRELFSDNQASIDSIIFDISGPNQKYVLTKHSDLWKFEAPISINANTKLVDRVLADIIKIEAEQFFSEQTCNMDEIGLATPECSLLIQYRDSQTTLDIGKWFPPSENLFFARIHNKGTVMTVKIENMAQIRDPLNSLYDRKIVDMANISSIGISQGATKWFLQKSDSNETWKLVNKDKKTEEWITSQANNDKIHALLSLIYNLKSNGLQFGQKIDPQDESSTIKLILEANDKVSYELFNIDENWMIRKNDNNFLHLIDSTLPAILTSLCVSDQLELLNSDRVDLHE, encoded by the coding sequence ATGTTTGCTTCCTGCGGCGTAGATAAAATGAAAAGGCTTATAAACACAGTGGTTTTATCGATATCCTTTGTGCTAACAGTGGCATTGTTATATTTTATCGTCGCTAGAAATGAAGACATACCTCAGAATATCTTCTTAAATTACAATGACCTGGCAACTGCCAACCGGATAGAATATACGGATAGCATTCGAGGCACACACATTGTGATGGTAAGGGATAAAAATAATTGGATGGTATCTCAACCGTTTACCTGGGAAGCAAATAGATTTTCAATAGAAGGCCTATTCGATTGCCTGGGCCAGCTCCGAATGAAAAAGATAAACCTGAAGCAACATCCAACCAGAAAACTGTTGATAAAAACGAAACGCCGCGATTATGTGATAGCCTTGGCAAACAACACTCTGGCGTTTCTTGACGAAGTATACACGTCCGACGATATCGACAAGATCAATAAGATACTGAACAGGCCTGCGTCGTACTGGTGTCAACGGGAACTATTTAGCGATAACCAGGCTAGTATTGATTCAATAATTTTTGATATTTCAGGTCCAAACCAAAAATATGTATTAACCAAACACAGCGACCTGTGGAAATTCGAAGCACCCATATCTATCAATGCTAACACCAAGCTTGTCGACAGAGTCCTGGCAGACATAATCAAGATTGAAGCCGAGCAATTTTTCAGCGAACAAACCTGCAATATGGATGAAATTGGCCTGGCCACTCCGGAATGTAGCCTGTTGATCCAGTACCGAGATTCGCAGACAACCCTCGACATCGGCAAATGGTTTCCACCGAGCGAAAATCTTTTCTTTGCCAGAATTCACAACAAAGGCACCGTAATGACTGTAAAAATCGAAAATATGGCTCAGATACGTGACCCATTAAACAGTCTCTACGACAGAAAGATCGTCGATATGGCCAATATTTCCTCCATCGGCATTTCCCAGGGGGCGACAAAATGGTTCTTACAAAAATCCGATTCCAATGAAACCTGGAAACTGGTAAATAAGGATAAAAAAACCGAAGAATGGATCACAAGCCAGGCTAACAATGATAAAATCCATGCCCTGCTATCGCTTATATATAACTTAAAATCCAACGGCTTACAGTTTGGCCAAAAAATTGACCCCCAGGATGAGTCATCGACCATAAAATTAATCCTGGAAGCCAATGATAAAGTATCCTATGAATTATTCAATATCGATGAGAACTGGATGATCAGGAAAAACGACAATAATTTTTTGCACTTGATTGATAGTACCTTACCGGCTATTCTGACATCACTGTGTGTATCGGACCAATTAGAATTATTAAATAGTGATAGGGTTGATCTCCATGAATAA
- a CDS encoding Gldg family protein has translation MPSMENFRAARLIRRLNGLLVILSAISLFLIINVLSWNHFKRINLADKHNQSLSEESIDILNNIISEVEIFVAYEQKTDSDQQLFVQPMKRLLQEYRAYCQNFIKITFIDVNKQPRQIDLLRNRFGEIDSNSVVVSCGDRFKIITAFELYDFSNENATIFCGEEVISNAISAMTSGTKKSIVFTVGHGEMSADNPSTSNGISSAVSSLKKHGYDVITKHISDLANSDDPDLIVIAGPKTEFIDAEIDLLEDFLSHKNGRVLILLSPLKRNGLDDLFFRWGIIADDMILVSKDSTDLANNGDNMIRIFRDHPITKAMVGMQLTAIFGSTQPARPDLGANTSQLVITPLMESSVNTFAKLNFDKTQTSNNFDPNTDLPGPIPIATLSERMLDKSTGIDISRGKLLIVGNCNFISNSRIHLLGNRILFHSMVNWLVDANQSLRIQPRILKQYMVNLSRNDIFSIALWIAVIPMLILLAWVYVCFLRRR, from the coding sequence ATGCCATCGATGGAAAACTTCAGGGCAGCCAGGTTGATCAGAAGACTGAACGGCCTGCTGGTCATTTTATCAGCAATCTCCCTATTTCTGATCATTAACGTGCTATCCTGGAATCATTTTAAAAGGATCAATCTGGCGGATAAACACAACCAATCCCTATCCGAGGAATCCATCGATATACTGAACAATATAATCAGTGAAGTGGAAATCTTTGTAGCCTATGAACAGAAAACCGACTCGGATCAACAGCTATTCGTCCAACCGATGAAAAGATTACTTCAAGAATATCGTGCCTATTGTCAAAATTTCATAAAAATCACATTTATCGATGTAAATAAGCAACCTCGACAAATCGATTTGCTTCGAAACCGCTTCGGTGAAATCGACAGCAATTCGGTGGTGGTCTCCTGTGGCGATCGATTCAAGATAATAACAGCCTTCGAGCTTTACGACTTTTCCAATGAAAATGCCACGATATTTTGTGGCGAAGAGGTGATATCCAATGCGATATCCGCCATGACCAGTGGGACAAAAAAATCCATAGTATTCACCGTGGGCCATGGAGAAATGTCAGCGGACAATCCCAGCACATCCAATGGCATATCATCCGCGGTCAGTTCGCTTAAAAAGCATGGCTACGATGTGATTACAAAACACATTTCTGACCTAGCCAACAGCGATGATCCGGATCTCATTGTAATAGCTGGCCCAAAGACTGAATTCATTGACGCTGAAATCGACCTGCTAGAAGATTTCCTTTCCCATAAAAATGGCCGGGTATTGATACTTTTAAGTCCATTGAAACGCAATGGGTTAGATGATTTGTTTTTCCGCTGGGGAATCATCGCCGATGACATGATATTGGTTTCAAAAGATTCAACGGATTTAGCCAATAATGGCGACAACATGATAAGAATTTTCAGGGATCATCCGATCACTAAGGCTATGGTTGGCATGCAGTTAACAGCTATATTTGGGTCAACTCAACCAGCCAGGCCTGATCTGGGAGCAAACACGAGTCAGTTGGTCATAACACCACTAATGGAAAGCTCTGTAAATACCTTCGCCAAGCTAAATTTTGACAAAACCCAAACCAGTAATAATTTTGACCCAAACACTGACCTGCCAGGGCCGATTCCCATTGCAACACTTTCTGAACGAATGCTAGACAAATCAACAGGCATAGACATAAGCCGGGGAAAATTACTCATAGTTGGCAACTGCAATTTTATTTCAAATTCAAGGATACATTTGCTTGGAAATAGGATTTTGTTTCACAGCATGGTCAATTGGTTAGTCGATGCCAACCAATCTCTTAGAATACAACCAAGGATACTAAAGCAATATATGGTAAATCTTTCCAGAAACGATATTTTTTCGATTGCTCTGTGGATTGCTGTCATACCAATGCTGATACTACTGGCCTGGGTTTATGTTTGCTTCCTGCGGCGTAGATAA